In Pseudomonas deceptionensis, a single window of DNA contains:
- the gltB gene encoding glutamate synthase large subunit: MKAGLYHPDEFKDNCGFGLIAHMQGEPSHTLLQTAIEALTCMTHRGGINADGKTGDGCGLLIQKPDLFLRATAKEQFGADLPKQYAVGMVFFNQDPIKAEAARGNMNREILAAGLQLVGWRKVPIDTSVLGRLALERLPQIEQVFIAGDGLSDQDMAIKLFSARRRSSVSNAADTDHYICSFSHKTIIYKGLMMPADLTAFYPDLSDERLQTAICVFHQRFSTNTLPKWPLAQPFRFLAHNGEINTITGNRNWAQARRTKFANDLIGDLDELGPLVNRVGSDSSSMDNMLELMVTGGIDLFRGVRMLIPPAWQNVETMDPDLRAFYEYNSMHMEPWDGPAGVVMTDGRYAVCLLDRNGLRPARWVTTTNGYITIASEIGVWDYKPEDVIAKGRVGPGQILAVDTETGQVLDTDSIDNRLKSRHPYKQWLRKNALRIQATIDDHDHGSAFYDVDQLKQYMKMYQVTFEERDQVLRPLGEQGYEAVGSMGDDTPMAVLSQRVRTPYDYFRQQFAQVTNPPIDPLREAIVMSLEICLGAERNIFQESPEHASRVILSSPVISPAKWRSLMNLDLPGFERQIIDLNYDESVGLEAAVRNIADQAEEAARAGRTQIVLSDRHIAPGKLPVHASLAVGAVHHRLTEKGLRCDSNILVETATARDPHHFAVLIGFGASAVYPFLAYEVLGDLIRTGEVLGDLYEVFKNYRKGITKGLLKILSKMGISTIASYRGAQLFEAIGLSEEICDLSFRGVPSRIKGARFIDLEAEQKLLAAEAWSARKPIQQGGLLKYVHGGEYHAYNPDVVATLQAAVQQGDYSKFKEYTALVDKRPVSMIRDLFKVKTLDTPLSIDDIEPLDSILKRFDSAGISLGALSPEAHEALAEAMNRLGARSNSGEGGEDPARYGTIKSSKIKQVATGRFGVTPEYLVNAEVLQIKVAQGAKPGEGGQLPGGKVNGLIAKLRYAVPGVTLISPPPHHDIYSIEDLSQLIFDLKQVNPKALVSVKLVAEAGVGTIAAGVAKAYADLITISGYDGGTGASPLTSIKYAGAPWELGLAETHQTLRGNDLRGKVRVQTDGGLKTGLDVIKAAILGAESFGFGTAPMIALGCKYLRICHLNNCATGVATQNESLRKNHYIGTVDMVINFFTYVAEETREWLAKLGVRTLEELIGRTDLLEILQGETAKQHNLDLSPLLGSDHIPADKPQFCQVERNPPFDKGLLAEKMVDLATSAINDMSGAEFDLDICNCDRSIGARISGEIARAHGNQGMAKAPITFRFKGTAGQSFGVWNAGGLNMYLQGDANDYVGKGMTGGKLVIVPPVGSIYKTQDSAIIGNTCLYGATGGKLFAAGTAGERFAVRNSGAHTVVEGTGDHCCEYMTGGFVCVLGKTGYNFGSGMTGGFAYVLDQDNTFVDRVNHELVEIQRISGEAMEAYRNHLQHVLDEYVEETNSEWGRNLSENLDDYLRRFWMVKPKAASLKSLLSSIRANPQ, translated from the coding sequence ATGAAAGCAGGTCTGTACCACCCCGATGAATTCAAGGATAACTGTGGTTTCGGCCTGATTGCCCATATGCAGGGCGAGCCCAGTCATACCCTATTGCAAACCGCCATTGAAGCCCTGACCTGCATGACCCACCGCGGTGGGATCAACGCAGACGGCAAGACCGGTGACGGTTGTGGCCTGCTGATTCAAAAGCCTGATCTGTTCTTGCGCGCAACCGCCAAAGAGCAGTTCGGTGCTGATCTACCCAAGCAATACGCGGTCGGCATGGTGTTTTTCAACCAGGACCCGATCAAGGCCGAAGCGGCCCGCGGCAACATGAATCGCGAAATCCTCGCGGCCGGCCTGCAACTGGTGGGCTGGCGCAAGGTGCCAATCGATACCAGCGTTCTGGGCCGTCTGGCACTGGAGCGTTTGCCGCAGATCGAGCAAGTGTTTATCGCAGGCGATGGCCTGAGCGATCAGGACATGGCGATCAAACTGTTCAGCGCCCGTCGCCGTTCTTCGGTGAGCAACGCGGCTGATACCGATCACTACATCTGCAGCTTTTCCCACAAGACCATCATTTACAAAGGCCTGATGATGCCGGCGGACCTTACCGCCTTCTATCCGGACCTGAGCGATGAGCGTCTGCAAACCGCGATTTGCGTGTTCCACCAGCGCTTTTCCACCAATACCTTGCCGAAATGGCCGCTGGCTCAGCCATTCCGCTTTCTTGCCCACAACGGCGAGATCAACACCATCACCGGCAACCGTAACTGGGCTCAGGCCCGTCGCACCAAGTTTGCCAACGACCTGATCGGCGACCTCGACGAGCTCGGCCCGCTGGTTAACCGCGTGGGTTCTGACTCCTCCAGCATGGACAACATGCTGGAGCTGATGGTCACCGGCGGCATCGACCTGTTCCGTGGCGTGCGCATGCTGATTCCACCCGCGTGGCAGAACGTTGAAACCATGGACCCCGATCTGCGGGCGTTCTATGAGTACAACTCCATGCACATGGAGCCGTGGGACGGCCCGGCTGGCGTAGTAATGACCGACGGTCGTTACGCGGTCTGCCTGCTCGACCGTAACGGCTTGCGCCCGGCGCGCTGGGTGACGACGACCAACGGCTACATCACCATCGCTTCGGAAATCGGCGTATGGGACTACAAGCCTGAAGACGTGATCGCCAAAGGCCGCGTGGGGCCGGGTCAGATCCTGGCCGTTGACACCGAAACCGGTCAGGTGCTGGACACCGATTCCATCGACAACCGCTTGAAGTCGCGCCACCCGTACAAACAGTGGCTGCGCAAGAATGCCTTGCGCATTCAGGCCACCATTGACGACCACGACCACGGTTCAGCGTTTTACGACGTCGATCAGCTCAAGCAATACATGAAGATGTACCAGGTCACGTTCGAAGAGCGCGATCAGGTGCTGCGTCCATTGGGCGAACAAGGTTACGAAGCTGTAGGCTCGATGGGTGATGACACGCCAATGGCCGTGCTGTCCCAGCGCGTGCGCACGCCGTACGACTACTTCCGCCAGCAGTTCGCGCAGGTCACCAACCCGCCGATCGACCCGCTGCGTGAAGCCATCGTCATGTCGCTCGAGATCTGCCTCGGTGCCGAGCGCAACATCTTCCAGGAATCGCCGGAGCATGCCTCCCGCGTCATCCTCAGTTCGCCAGTGATCTCGCCTGCCAAATGGCGTTCGCTGATGAACCTCGACCTGCCGGGCTTTGAGCGTCAGATCATCGACCTCAACTACGACGAAAGCGTCGGTCTTGAAGCGGCCGTGCGCAACATTGCCGATCAGGCCGAAGAAGCTGCCCGCGCTGGCCGTACGCAGATTGTTCTGAGCGACCGTCATATCGCGCCGGGCAAGCTGCCAGTTCACGCCTCGTTGGCTGTGGGCGCTGTGCATCACCGCCTGACCGAAAAAGGCCTGCGTTGCGACAGTAACATCCTGGTCGAAACCGCGACCGCCCGCGATCCGCATCACTTTGCAGTGCTGATCGGTTTCGGCGCCTCGGCGGTGTACCCGTTCCTGGCATATGAAGTGCTGGGTGATTTGATCCGCACCGGTGAAGTCCTGGGCGACCTCTATGAGGTGTTCAAGAACTACCGCAAAGGCATCACCAAGGGCTTGCTCAAGATCTTGTCGAAAATGGGCATCTCGACCATTGCTTCGTACCGTGGTGCGCAGCTGTTCGAAGCCATCGGCCTGTCCGAAGAAATTTGCGACCTGAGTTTCCGTGGCGTGCCAAGCCGCATCAAGGGCGCCCGTTTCATTGACCTTGAAGCTGAACAAAAGCTGCTGGCGGCCGAAGCCTGGAGCGCGCGCAAGCCGATCCAGCAAGGCGGTCTGCTCAAGTACGTCCATGGTGGCGAATACCACGCCTACAACCCGGACGTGGTGGCCACCCTGCAAGCCGCCGTGCAACAGGGCGACTACAGCAAGTTCAAGGAATACACCGCCCTGGTCGACAAGCGCCCGGTGTCGATGATCCGCGACCTGTTCAAGGTCAAGACCCTCGATACGCCGCTGTCCATCGACGACATCGAACCGCTGGACTCGATCCTCAAGCGCTTCGACTCGGCCGGTATCTCGCTGGGCGCCCTGTCGCCAGAGGCCCACGAAGCTCTGGCTGAAGCCATGAACCGTTTGGGCGCACGCTCCAACTCCGGTGAAGGCGGCGAAGACCCTGCGCGTTACGGCACCATCAAAAGCTCGAAAATCAAGCAAGTGGCCACTGGCCGTTTTGGTGTGACCCCGGAGTACCTGGTCAACGCCGAAGTGCTGCAAATCAAGGTTGCCCAAGGCGCCAAGCCGGGTGAGGGCGGGCAACTGCCGGGCGGTAAGGTCAACGGCCTGATCGCCAAACTGCGTTATGCCGTACCGGGCGTCACCCTGATTTCACCACCGCCGCACCACGACATCTATTCCATCGAAGACTTGTCACAGCTGATCTTTGACTTGAAACAAGTCAATCCGAAAGCGCTGGTCTCGGTGAAGCTGGTAGCAGAAGCGGGTGTAGGCACCATCGCGGCAGGCGTGGCCAAGGCTTATGCTGACCTGATCACCATCTCCGGCTATGACGGCGGCACCGGTGCATCACCGCTGACCTCCATCAAGTACGCGGGCGCTCCGTGGGAGCTGGGCCTGGCGGAAACCCACCAGACCCTGCGCGGCAACGATCTGCGCGGCAAAGTGCGGGTACAGACCGACGGCGGCCTGAAAACCGGCCTGGACGTGATCAAGGCAGCCATTCTGGGCGCTGAAAGCTTCGGCTTCGGCACCGCGCCGATGATCGCCCTGGGTTGCAAATACCTGCGTATTTGCCATCTGAACAACTGCGCCACCGGCGTCGCGACCCAGAACGAATCGCTGCGTAAAAACCACTACATCGGCACTGTCGACATGGTGATCAACTTCTTCACCTACGTGGCTGAAGAGACCCGCGAGTGGCTGGCCAAACTGGGTGTGCGCACCCTGGAAGAGCTGATCGGGCGTACCGACCTGCTGGAAATCCTGCAGGGCGAGACCGCCAAACAGCACAACCTGGACCTGTCGCCACTGCTGGGCAGCGACCATATCCCGGCCGACAAGCCGCAGTTCTGCCAGGTAGAGCGCAACCCTCCATTCGACAAAGGCCTGCTGGCCGAGAAGATGGTCGATCTGGCCACTTCAGCCATCAACGACATGAGCGGCGCCGAGTTCGACCTCGACATCTGCAACTGTGACCGTTCGATTGGTGCACGTATCTCGGGCGAAATCGCCCGTGCTCACGGCAACCAGGGCATGGCCAAAGCACCGATCACCTTCCGCTTCAAAGGCACTGCAGGTCAGAGCTTTGGTGTGTGGAACGCCGGTGGTTTGAACATGTACCTGCAAGGCGATGCCAACGACTACGTAGGCAAAGGCATGACCGGCGGTAAGCTGGTGATAGTTCCGCCTGTAGGCAGTATCTACAAAACTCAGGACAGCGCCATTATCGGCAACACCTGCCTGTACGGCGCAACCGGCGGCAAGCTGTTTGCAGCGGGCACGGCGGGCGAGCGTTTCGCGGTGCGTAACTCCGGTGCTCACACCGTGGTTGAAGGCACAGGCGATCACTGCTGCGAATACATGACCGGCGGTTTCGTCTGCGTCTTGGGCAAAACCGGTTACAACTTCGGCTCAGGCATGACAGGCGGTTTCGCCTATGTGCTGGATCAGGACAACACCTTCGTCGACCGGGTGAACCACGAGCTGGTGGAAATCCAGCGGATCAGCGGCGAAGCGATGGAGGCATATCGCAACCATCTGCAACACGTGCTGGACGAATACGTTGAGGAAACCAATAGCGAGTGGGGTCGCAACCTCTCGGAAAACCTCGATGATTACTTGCGTCGTTTCTGGATGGTCAAGCCCAAGGCTGCCAGCTTGAAATCGCTGCTTTCCAGCATCCGTGCCAACCCGCAGTGA
- a CDS encoding AAA family ATPase: MTSLHADEAFLGHFQLNHDPFAPRVPGFKFFPAQRKPVLGQLHHLARYSQLLLVVVGPEGSGKTLLRQALVASTNKQSVQSVVVSARGAGDAAGILRQVAQTLNVERPDVGSILKQVVQLALTGQEVYLLVDDAEQLDESALEALLALAAGAPEGRPHVFLFGEPSMIAGLEELSADEERFHVIELQPYTLDETREYLAQRLEGAGAGIELFSAQQISDIHESSEGWPGTINQVARDAMIEAMIASRSAVKRPSMGFKMPKKHVLAIGAVVVVAVAAAFLIPGRSKAPATPGAEQTQLGQAAPNGGAQPSVDFAGSSQPMPLPLVGQSQPVMRGPLAEAAGGIAEGDDGGVPAVDGGVAQPPTVTTTAPPVGVPSGPAPVATPRPTPAPTVAVAKPAPAPVAKPAPAPAAKPVVKPVEKPVTLAKAAPGGSWYSSQPANNYVVQIVGTSSEASAQSVAKELGGDARYFKKTLNGKPLFVVTYGNFPSHAAATAAIKNLPAKTQAGKPWPRTVASVQKELATAR; the protein is encoded by the coding sequence ATGACTAGTTTGCATGCCGACGAGGCGTTCCTCGGTCACTTCCAGCTCAACCATGATCCCTTTGCACCACGGGTTCCGGGCTTCAAGTTTTTCCCTGCCCAGCGCAAGCCGGTGCTCGGCCAGTTGCACCACCTTGCCCGCTACAGTCAGTTGCTTTTAGTGGTTGTCGGGCCTGAGGGCAGCGGCAAAACCTTGCTGCGCCAGGCGTTGGTCGCGAGCACCAACAAGCAGTCGGTGCAGAGTGTCGTAGTCTCGGCGCGGGGCGCTGGCGATGCCGCTGGCATCTTGCGTCAGGTGGCACAAACGCTGAATGTCGAGCGCCCCGATGTGGGTTCGATTCTCAAGCAAGTGGTGCAGCTGGCGCTCACAGGGCAGGAAGTCTACTTGCTGGTCGATGATGCCGAGCAGCTCGACGAGTCTGCGCTGGAAGCATTGCTGGCGCTGGCTGCGGGTGCGCCCGAAGGCCGTCCGCATGTGTTCCTGTTCGGCGAACCATCGATGATTGCCGGGCTTGAGGAGCTAAGCGCTGATGAAGAGCGCTTCCATGTCATTGAATTGCAGCCGTATACCCTGGATGAAACCCGCGAATATCTGGCTCAGCGCCTCGAAGGTGCCGGGGCCGGGATCGAACTCTTTAGCGCTCAGCAGATCTCAGATATACACGAGAGCTCCGAAGGCTGGCCTGGCACTATCAACCAGGTCGCCCGCGATGCAATGATCGAAGCCATGATTGCCAGCCGCTCAGCGGTCAAGCGTCCAAGTATGGGGTTCAAGATGCCTAAGAAACACGTATTGGCCATTGGTGCCGTAGTGGTAGTGGCTGTTGCCGCTGCCTTTTTGATTCCGGGTCGCAGCAAGGCGCCAGCCACACCGGGTGCCGAGCAGACTCAATTGGGTCAGGCCGCGCCGAATGGCGGTGCCCAGCCGTCGGTTGATTTCGCCGGCTCTTCACAGCCGATGCCATTGCCTCTGGTCGGCCAGTCACAGCCGGTTATGCGCGGCCCGTTGGCTGAAGCGGCTGGCGGTATCGCAGAAGGCGACGATGGTGGTGTGCCAGCAGTCGATGGCGGCGTTGCTCAGCCACCGACCGTGACCACCACTGCGCCGCCGGTTGGCGTGCCATCGGGCCCAGCGCCAGTGGCGACGCCGCGACCAACCCCAGCGCCAACTGTGGCGGTGGCCAAGCCTGCGCCAGCACCGGTCGCCAAGCCTGCTCCAGCCCCGGCAGCCAAACCAGTGGTCAAACCGGTCGAGAAACCGGTCACCCTGGCCAAGGCCGCACCGGGCGGTAGCTGGTATTCCAGCCAGCCAGCCAACAACTATGTCGTGCAGATCGTCGGCACCAGCTCTGAAGCGTCTGCGCAAAGCGTCGCTAAAGAACTGGGCGGTGATGCTCGCTACTTCAAGAAAACCTTGAACGGCAAGCCTCTGTTCGTTGTGACCTACGGCAACTTCCCAAGCCATGCTGCAGCAACTGCAGCAATCAAGAACTTGCCAGCGAAGACACAGGCTGGTAAACCTTGGCCTCGCACTGTCGCCAGCGTCCAAAAAGAGCTGGCTACAGCTCGCTGA
- the aroB gene encoding 3-dehydroquinate synthase has protein sequence MQTVKVDLGERSYPIHIGEGLLDQPELLAPHIAGRQVAIVTNTTVAPLYLERLTRSLAQFSVVPIILPDGESFKTWETLQLIFDGLLTARHDRRTTIIALGGGVIGDMAGFAAACYQRGVDFIQVPTTLLSQVDSSVGGKTGINHPLGKNMVGAFYQPNLVLIDTATLNTLPARELSAGLAEVIKYGLICDEPFLTWLEDNMDALRELDQVALTAAIQRSCAAKAEVVGADEREAGVRATLNLGHTFGHAIETHMGYGVWLHGEAVAAGTVMALEMSARLGWISDAERDRGIRVFQRAGLPVVPPTEMTPADFMQHMAVDKKVIDGRMRLVLLRRIGEATVTDDYPQEVLQATLGADYRALAQLKG, from the coding sequence ATGCAGACAGTGAAGGTTGATCTAGGCGAGCGTAGCTACCCGATTCATATTGGCGAAGGTTTGTTGGATCAGCCCGAGTTGCTGGCCCCGCACATTGCCGGCCGCCAAGTGGCCATAGTGACCAATACCACGGTCGCGCCACTCTATCTTGAACGTCTTACCCGCAGTCTCGCGCAGTTCTCGGTAGTACCGATCATTCTGCCCGATGGCGAGTCGTTCAAAACCTGGGAAACCCTGCAGCTGATATTTGATGGCCTGCTCACGGCGCGCCATGACCGCCGCACGACCATCATCGCCTTGGGCGGCGGTGTGATCGGCGACATGGCCGGTTTTGCAGCAGCCTGCTATCAGCGTGGCGTCGATTTCATTCAAGTGCCGACCACATTGCTGTCCCAGGTAGATTCGTCGGTGGGCGGTAAAACCGGCATCAACCACCCGCTGGGCAAAAACATGGTCGGTGCTTTCTATCAGCCCAACCTGGTGCTGATTGATACCGCAACCCTTAACACCCTCCCGGCCCGCGAGCTGTCTGCAGGGCTGGCGGAAGTCATCAAGTACGGCCTGATTTGCGACGAGCCGTTCCTGACCTGGCTTGAAGACAACATGGATGCGCTGCGTGAGCTGGATCAGGTCGCCCTGACTGCCGCGATTCAACGTTCGTGCGCCGCCAAGGCTGAAGTGGTCGGTGCCGATGAGCGCGAGGCAGGCGTGCGTGCCACCCTCAACCTCGGGCATACCTTTGGCCATGCCATCGAAACCCATATGGGTTACGGCGTATGGTTGCATGGCGAGGCCGTGGCAGCGGGTACCGTGATGGCGCTGGAAATGTCCGCCCGTCTGGGCTGGATCAGTGATGCAGAGCGTGACCGCGGCATTCGGGTCTTTCAGCGCGCCGGCTTGCCAGTGGTGCCGCCGACCGAAATGACTCCGGCCGACTTTATGCAACACATGGCAGTTGATAAAAAAGTGATCGACGGTCGTATGCGACTGGTGCTGTTGCGTCGCATCGGTGAAGCCACAGTGACTGACGATTATCCACAAGAGGTTCTACAAGCCACGCTGGGTGCGGATTACCGCGCACTGGCTCAGCTTAAAGGTTAA
- the aroK gene encoding shikimate kinase AroK, translating into MRNLILVGPMGAGKSTIGRLLAKELHLPFKDSDKEIEVRTGANIPWIFDKEGEPGFRDRETAMIVELCHENGIVLATGGGAVMRPENRLALRNGGRVVYLHASIEQQVARTSRDRNRPLLRNANPEKILRDLLAIRDPLYREIADLVVETDERPPRMVVLDILERLAQLAPR; encoded by the coding sequence GTGCGAAATTTGATTCTTGTTGGGCCAATGGGGGCTGGAAAAAGCACCATCGGACGTTTGCTGGCCAAAGAGTTGCACCTGCCGTTCAAAGATTCCGATAAGGAAATTGAAGTGCGCACGGGTGCCAATATCCCGTGGATCTTCGATAAAGAAGGTGAGCCGGGTTTCCGCGATCGCGAAACGGCCATGATTGTCGAGCTGTGCCATGAGAATGGCATTGTGCTGGCGACCGGAGGTGGTGCGGTCATGCGCCCTGAAAACCGGCTGGCGCTGCGCAATGGCGGTCGGGTGGTGTATTTGCACGCCTCTATCGAACAGCAGGTTGCCCGCACCTCGCGTGATCGCAATCGGCCATTGCTGCGCAATGCGAACCCGGAAAAAATCCTGCGTGACCTGTTGGCGATCCGCGATCCGCTTTATCGGGAAATCGCCGACCTTGTAGTTGAAACCGATGAGCGGCCGCCGCGCATGGTTGTTCTGGATATTCTCGAGCGTCTGGCGCAACTGGCACCCCGGTAG
- a CDS encoding type IV pilus secretin PilQ, producing the protein MKRILPVCVLALWSALNSQSTLALAQAAPSSVAGPLYVGEKMSLNFQDVEVRTVLQLLADFTGFNLVVSDAVQGRITLNLQDVPWDQALDLVLKTKGLGKRLEGNVLLIAPSEHIAGRERDELELRSQLAGLAPLRRELVQVNYARAADIAKLFQSVTSTQPGSDGRGSITVDERTNSIIALESGERLDELRRIVAQLDVPVRQVMIEARIVEAGVDFEKSLGVRWGGALRNAGNWSAGGITRPAGPDLTPGNVGSPFVDLGVLGTTSGLGIAYVANNVLLDLELTAMEKTGNGEIISQPKVVTSDKETAKILKGTEIPYQESSSSGATSVSFKEASLSLEVTPQITPDNSVIMEVIVTKDEPDYMNKVQDVPPIRKNEVRGKVLVRDGETIVIGGVFSNTQSKVVDKVPFLGDLPYVGRLFRRDVVLEKKSELLVFLTPRIMNNQAIAVSH; encoded by the coding sequence ATGAAAAGGATTTTACCGGTCTGCGTACTGGCGCTATGGAGTGCGCTGAATTCGCAGTCAACACTGGCGCTTGCTCAGGCCGCTCCATCATCAGTCGCGGGCCCGCTGTATGTGGGCGAGAAAATGTCGCTGAACTTTCAAGATGTTGAAGTGCGCACGGTGCTTCAGTTACTGGCAGATTTCACCGGGTTCAATCTGGTGGTCAGCGACGCGGTGCAGGGCAGGATTACCCTTAACTTGCAGGACGTGCCCTGGGATCAGGCGCTGGATCTGGTGCTTAAAACCAAGGGGCTGGGCAAGCGCCTTGAGGGCAATGTGCTGTTGATTGCCCCTTCTGAACACATCGCCGGCCGCGAGCGGGATGAGCTTGAGTTGCGCAGTCAACTGGCCGGGCTCGCACCTTTGCGCCGAGAGCTGGTGCAGGTCAATTACGCCCGGGCGGCAGATATCGCCAAGTTGTTTCAGTCGGTGACCAGTACCCAGCCTGGCAGTGACGGGCGGGGGTCGATAACCGTGGATGAGCGCACCAATAGCATTATTGCCCTTGAGTCTGGCGAGCGGCTGGATGAGTTGCGGCGCATCGTCGCTCAACTGGATGTGCCGGTCCGTCAGGTCATGATCGAGGCCCGTATTGTGGAGGCGGGCGTGGACTTCGAGAAAAGCCTGGGCGTTCGTTGGGGTGGGGCGCTGCGCAATGCAGGCAACTGGAGTGCAGGCGGTATCACTCGCCCGGCCGGCCCGGACTTGACGCCCGGCAATGTAGGGTCGCCCTTTGTGGATCTGGGTGTTTTGGGCACTACCTCGGGGTTGGGCATCGCCTATGTTGCCAACAATGTGCTGCTGGATCTGGAGCTGACCGCCATGGAGAAAACAGGCAATGGCGAAATCATCTCCCAGCCCAAGGTGGTTACTTCAGACAAGGAAACCGCCAAGATCCTTAAGGGCACCGAGATTCCCTATCAGGAGTCGAGCTCAAGCGGGGCCACATCGGTGTCGTTCAAGGAGGCCTCGTTGTCGCTGGAAGTGACGCCGCAAATCACGCCTGACAACAGTGTCATCATGGAAGTCATCGTGACCAAGGATGAGCCCGATTACATGAATAAAGTCCAAGATGTGCCACCCATCAGGAAGAATGAGGTGCGGGGCAAGGTGCTGGTCAGGGATGGTGAAACCATTGTTATTGGGGGCGTGTTCTCAAATACTCAAAGCAAAGTGGTAGATAAAGTGCCATTTTTAGGCGATCTGCCGTATGTTGGCCGACTTTTCCGTAGAGACGTTGTCCTGGAAAAAAAATCCGAACTGCTGGTGTTCCTGACTCCGCGTATCATGAACAACCAGGCGATTGCTGTGAGTCATTGA
- a CDS encoding pilus assembly protein PilP: MNVGLRLLGIGLLAGLAGCDSAQSTAELRSYLQATRERPGNAIPLAPAVTAPRLFTYEVVTLRSPFQVVPGDRAGSWQASLAGDELDGDRARQFLEGFDLEQMEMVGTLSSELEANALLRANGAIHRLKVGDYLGRNNGQIASIEAAHVEVFEVISDGQGGWLERSLTIPLKQQS, encoded by the coding sequence ATGAATGTTGGCTTACGACTATTGGGCATTGGATTGCTGGCGGGGTTGGCCGGGTGCGACAGCGCACAGAGTACGGCTGAGCTCCGCAGCTATTTGCAGGCCACCCGGGAGCGCCCGGGCAACGCCATTCCTCTTGCTCCGGCTGTTACGGCTCCACGTCTGTTTACGTATGAGGTGGTTACGCTGCGCAGCCCTTTTCAGGTTGTACCCGGGGACCGGGCGGGTAGTTGGCAGGCAAGCCTTGCCGGTGATGAGCTTGACGGTGACCGGGCCAGGCAGTTTCTGGAGGGCTTCGACCTTGAGCAGATGGAAATGGTCGGCACCCTGTCCAGTGAGCTGGAAGCGAACGCCTTGTTGCGGGCCAATGGTGCTATCCATCGTTTGAAGGTGGGTGATTACCTGGGCCGCAATAATGGCCAGATCGCTTCGATAGAGGCGGCGCATGTTGAAGTGTTTGAAGTGATTTCTGATGGTCAGGGCGGTTGGCTGGAGAGGTCCCTGACGATCCCTTTAAAACAGCAGTCTTAA
- a CDS encoding type 4a pilus biogenesis protein PilO, translating into MAAHWLVSVRSFDLRELDFGSPGTWSPRRKIAMASAWLGLVLVLGYSLLLEPQVARLQQQQDAQVVLKAEFESRAAQVANLDAYEMQMRELQATFSALLKQLPAQAEVPGLLDEVSRLGMATGLVIEHIQWLPEVLQPFYSELPLQMTLAGGYHDLGLFVSALASLPRIVTLHDFSLAPLNGADGGQLRMTLMARTYRTHDQGLIP; encoded by the coding sequence ATGGCCGCACACTGGCTGGTGAGCGTGCGCAGTTTCGACCTGCGGGAGCTGGACTTCGGGAGCCCCGGGACGTGGTCGCCAAGGCGCAAAATAGCCATGGCGTCGGCCTGGCTGGGCCTGGTGCTGGTGTTGGGGTACTCACTGCTGCTTGAGCCGCAGGTCGCCCGGCTGCAACAGCAACAGGATGCTCAAGTCGTCCTGAAAGCCGAATTTGAGTCCAGGGCCGCACAGGTTGCGAACCTCGATGCCTACGAGATGCAGATGCGCGAGCTGCAAGCCACGTTCAGCGCGCTGCTCAAGCAACTGCCTGCTCAGGCCGAGGTACCTGGTCTGCTTGATGAGGTTTCGCGGCTGGGTATGGCCACTGGTCTGGTGATTGAGCATATCCAGTGGTTGCCCGAAGTCCTTCAGCCGTTTTATAGCGAATTGCCACTGCAGATGACCCTTGCCGGGGGGTATCACGATCTGGGGCTTTTCGTCAGCGCCCTGGCGAGTTTGCCGCGCATTGTCACCCTGCATGATTTCTCGTTGGCGCCGCTCAACGGCGCAGATGGGGGCCAGTTACGCATGACGCTGATGGCCAGAACCTACCGCACCCATGATCAAGGATTGATCCCATGA
- a CDS encoding PilN domain-containing protein, with amino-acid sequence MARINLLPWRALLREKRRKRFLIVLAVLSAVAACGLFAADQFIDTLVERQLERNDLIRSATFQLDGRAEQIDQLKVSREQLLERMQTIDMLQSSRSSSGIILEQLARSLPDGVYFTDVKMTEGTIVITGVAQSGNLVSQLMRNLDASHWLETPELNEVKAASAHDGGHERQFQMTVREARHAPAGGQL; translated from the coding sequence ATGGCGAGAATCAATTTGCTGCCCTGGCGCGCGTTGTTGCGTGAAAAGCGACGCAAACGTTTTTTGATTGTGCTGGCCGTCCTGTCTGCAGTTGCAGCGTGCGGGCTGTTTGCTGCTGACCAGTTTATCGACACCCTGGTAGAGCGCCAGCTGGAGCGCAATGACCTGATCAGAAGTGCCACGTTTCAGCTGGATGGCCGTGCCGAGCAAATCGACCAGTTGAAAGTGAGCCGCGAGCAATTGCTTGAGCGCATGCAAACGATAGATATGTTGCAAAGCAGCCGTTCGAGCAGCGGGATCATTCTGGAGCAATTGGCGCGCAGCTTGCCGGATGGCGTGTATTTCACCGACGTGAAAATGACGGAAGGCACCATCGTGATCACGGGGGTTGCCCAGAGCGGCAACCTTGTCTCGCAACTGATGCGCAATCTGGATGCTTCACACTGGCTGGAAACGCCTGAACTGAACGAAGTCAAAGCTGCTTCTGCCCATGACGGAGGGCATGAGCGGCAGTTTCAGATGACGGTACGCGAAGCCCGGCATGCGCCTGCTGGCGGCCAGCTGTGA